A window of Seriola aureovittata isolate HTS-2021-v1 ecotype China chromosome 17, ASM2101889v1, whole genome shotgun sequence genomic DNA:
CTGAGTGACAGTGAGAAATCAGTGGGATGAGAAATGACTCTTTTAAAGGGATACACCAgcaattttgtgttttatttccataAAGGTGGGAGACTCACCAGATACAGATTTCAAATAATGGTCAAAATTGAAGCAGCAAAGATGCGTTCAGTGTCTAGTATGAGTCAATCTGTGACCTCAGGCATCCTAGTTTAAATTACTCATAATGCAACCATTACCATCTTTTCATCAGAGCCTccctgcatgtaaacacacatgtCAGGGGCACATGTCAAGTATTATTCTCATGGTTAAAAATAAGCTGAGCTCTACTGATGATATGCAACAAATAATTCAACACAATACTTTATTGACAATTATTGGAAGGAATGGTTCCAGGAAATTGTAATTGAAAATTaacaaaaagtaatttaagtttttttttttaaacatcttaaTAGATGCATGCAAAAAATGCTGGTTAGTCAAGCTCCTCAGATCTATGTATGGAAAAGTATAAAATGCTTCATTCTCTTGTAACCTGGCAGTTGATCTGAgcgacaaaaaaagagagattagCAATTAGCAAGACTGTCCAGCGGGAATGAATCAGGACACTTGCTGCAGATGTCTCTGTTGATGGTTTTTTGTTTCCACTCTCAGGCGGCATGTGTCCGTTCCGTCACATCAGTGGGGAGAAGACGGTGGTGTGTAAGCACTGGCTCCGAGGACTGTGTAAGAAGGGAGACCAGTGCGAGTTTCTCCATGAATACGACATGACCAAGATGCCTGAATGCTACTTCTACTCCAAGTTTGGTTCGTTTACTTTTCACAATTGCACAGATGAGCTCAATGACTGTATTTGCCTTGTGACTGTTGATCAGCATCCGCTTGTTAAAATGCCTAGAGTGTACTCCTTCCTCCTTTCTGCTGTGCAGGTTAATAATGTCATCCTGttgtctctgttttcctttgtgtgttGACCCTCGCAGGTGAGTGTAGCAACAAGGAATGTCCATTCTTGCACATTGATCCAGAGTCCAAGATCAAAGACTGTCCCTGGTACGACAGAGGCTTCTGCAAACACGGTAGGTCCCAGAATCCTCTGTTTATACACGGTCTAACCCGCTGGTTTGAACGTCTTCATCAGCAGCAAAACAGTCTCTCTACGTTCTGTTGTGCATCTGTGCGATTTGATTTCTGTTCATCTTCCCATCTCAGGTCCCgactgcagacacagacacacaagaagGGTGATCTGTGTGAACTACCTGGTGGGCTTCTGTCCAGAGGGAAAATCCTGTAAATTCATgcagtatgttgttttttttatttgattcctACATGATGCTTCTCTTTTTACcttaatgatgatgatcaatTATGTCATTTAGTAAAATATTCATAGATAAACTTCACTCTTCAGATACAGAGATGTAACAGTGAGATGTTCTTTTGCAGCCCTCGTTTTGAGTTGCCCATGGGAGCGTCTGAACAGCCTCCTCTGCCACAGCAAACCCAGAACCAGACAAAGGTGAGAGGATACAAGCACCAACACCCACATCCGGCTCTATAAACAATAACTGTGTAGATTCATTCCATTCATTGAAGAGTGTGTGGTCGAAATCAAACAAGCCTCGACCTCAGTGCACCGCTGCGTGTCATACACCTGCCACTTAACAGTGTTTCTTGTGTCCTGCTGCAGCCTGTGCCGACCATCGGCCGCTCGTCGCTCTCTCTAATCCAGCTGACCAACTCCAGTTCAGGCCAGCGGCCGCAGAACAACATGGTGCCGGGGGCCATTCAGCAAAATAACATGTCCGCCAACAGAGGGCCTCGTCCACTGGACCAGGTCACCTGCTACAAGGTGAGTgatctgaacatctgtctgctaATGTGACCTCGTCTGCTAAAAATCTGTTCTTGACACCGATCTCTAAATATCAAAGCTGGCAGTAGCTGTGTGATATTTTAGAAAATagatttatttgctttctggtTGGCACTTTAtttgttgaactgttcctttagtAGTACAGCGTTGTTTCTATCTGACTGTTGCTGCTTTGATACAACTGAATACAAACTGAAGGTTACGTCTTCAACTTAAAACGGCTCATCactactttcattttttttttaaggtgtgaatttctctgtttattttgaatttaaaaatgctCGAACATTCGACAAAAATATCCACAATACAAAGATTTGTGTAAAAATCAgatattaagtttttttttactatttattggAGACTCTTGCACAATCagtagattgttttttttcaattttttgctttactttctATTCCCAGAAA
This region includes:
- the cpsf4 gene encoding cleavage and polyadenylation specificity factor subunit 4, whose product is MQDLLANVDHIKFDLEIAVEQQLGAQPLPFPGMDKSGSAVCEFFMRAACLKGGMCPFRHISGEKTVVCKHWLRGLCKKGDQCEFLHEYDMTKMPECYFYSKFGECSNKECPFLHIDPESKIKDCPWYDRGFCKHGPDCRHRHTRRVICVNYLVGFCPEGKSCKFMHPRFELPMGASEQPPLPQQTQNQTKPVPTIGRSSLSLIQLTNSSSGQRPQNNMVPGAIQQNNMSANRGPRPLDQVTCYKCGEKGHYANKCTKGHLAFLSGQ